TGAGCGCATTCGTCAGATTGAAGCTAAAGCCTTGCGCAAACTCAAGCATCCCAGCCGTAGCCGTAAATTGCGCAGCTTTCTCGATGGTTGATGAGAATTAGGGGGTTATGGGGATTAGTGTTGAATCGCTCTTGCGCTCCTCTTACGCCTTGTATAATTAGAACGAGCGATAATGTGGGGCCTGTAGCTCAGTTGGTTAGAGCGAACCGCTCATAACGGTTTGGTCGCAGGTTCGAGTCCTGCCAGGCCCACCATGCGCTTTATGTTTTGCTTGCGTTTTCAATTTGTTTCCTTAAATGGCTAAGCAGGACGGGGAACTTACCATCTCCCTTTTTTAAAATTGAGACAAAGGTAGCTCGTTGCTCTTGTGCCAGCCAGATACCAGCTACCTGAAGATCAAAAATCTTATATCCTCCATCTTCGCGGAGTAGCCACCAGTTTAGGTTTACAGACTGATCTTTTCCTGCCATAGTAATATGGCTCTTAACTATCACTTCTTTGCCCCTTGAGCCTTTGTTGGTACTGTCTGTGATTTTTACCATTGCATCGGAGTAATCTGAAAGACGGCTGACATAAACTTTGGTAATGAACTCTTTCAGTATATTGATGTATTCTTTGAGTTGGTCTTCTGTGGGAGTGCGGGCATATTGCCCCAGTGCAAATCGGGCAACACGGCGAATATCCACCTTGCTTACAAAAAT
The sequence above is drawn from the Parvularculales bacterium genome and encodes:
- a CDS encoding ABC transporter substrate-binding protein, encoding MIVGVAIALCVLATHPAHVLASDDAVAEAFAGETAEAVIALLKNSNPEQRKQEFLKIFVSKVDIRRVARFALGQYARTPTEDQLKEYINILKEFITKVYVSRLSDYSDAMVKITDSTNKGSRGKEVIVKSHITMAGKDQSVNLNWWLLREDGGYKIFDLQVAGIWLAQEQRATFVSILKKGDGKFPVLLSHLRKQIENASKT